One window from the genome of Oryctolagus cuniculus chromosome 1, mOryCun1.1, whole genome shotgun sequence encodes:
- the LOC100339454 gene encoding small ribosomal subunit protein eS27-like, which translates to MPLARDLLHPSLEEEKKKHKKKRLVQSPNSYFMDVKCPGCYKITTVFSHAQTVVLCVGCSTVLCQPTGGKARLTEGCSFRRKQH; encoded by the coding sequence ATGCCCTTGGCTAGAGATTTACTCCATCCCTCTttggaggaggaaaagaagaaacataagAAGAAACGGCTAGTTCAAAGTCCGAATTCTTATTTTATGGACGTAAAATGCCCAGGTTGCTACAAGATCACCACGGTTTTCAGCCATGCCCAAACAGTGGTTCTTTGTGTAGGCTGCTCCACAGTTTTGTGCCAGCCTACAGGAGGGAAGGCCCGACTCACAGAAGGCTGTTCCTTTAGAAGAAAGCAACACTAG